From a region of the Nitrospinota bacterium genome:
- a CDS encoding NAD(P)/FAD-dependent oxidoreductase — protein sequence MNRYDVIVIGGGPAGSATALFLARSGHKVMLLDQATFPRDKVCGEFISPAADPILDELGVLSAIEATSPLRLRGVAISSYENTELAIEYPPHPDVKGPMTSLSLPRFVFDELMMQKVKQVGVEVREGHKVTDFIIEDGNVIGVRGRGASRKAFEFRSPVVVDAGGRNGISLRRFALKKKNTGSGKIALAAHWTVPKPLLDYCYMHISPPGYTGIAPTGKNQVNVVLVVDKNCLQGTDLQGFYVQTVLQNPLRRSLLDKGEVEEKVRSVDSLAFSVRPPKAGGLLLVGDAAGFIDPFTGEGIYLSLRSAQIASGVIDAAFKKKDFSRAALSAYEGLRNQEFKKKFLLSKILQWLIYNRPLCNRVIRTLAGNPDQAATLVGVIGDYYSADKVMSFRFLWQLLKGATGFSTKTPAA from the coding sequence ATGAACCGTTACGATGTCATTGTCATAGGAGGCGGGCCTGCAGGTTCAGCCACGGCCTTATTTCTGGCTCGGTCAGGTCATAAAGTGATGCTTTTGGATCAGGCCACTTTTCCCCGCGATAAAGTCTGCGGAGAATTTATCAGCCCTGCTGCAGATCCCATTCTCGATGAACTGGGAGTGCTTTCCGCCATTGAAGCCACATCGCCGTTACGGTTGCGTGGAGTGGCCATTTCTTCCTATGAAAATACGGAGCTTGCTATAGAGTACCCGCCCCATCCAGATGTGAAGGGACCGATGACCAGTCTGTCATTGCCACGGTTTGTCTTTGATGAATTGATGATGCAGAAAGTGAAACAGGTGGGTGTTGAGGTGAGGGAAGGGCACAAGGTGACCGACTTTATTATCGAAGATGGGAATGTTATTGGAGTACGTGGCCGGGGCGCGTCCCGCAAGGCTTTTGAGTTTCGTTCCCCTGTGGTTGTGGATGCCGGGGGCAGGAATGGTATTTCCCTCAGGCGATTTGCTTTGAAGAAAAAAAACACTGGCTCCGGAAAAATTGCGCTGGCCGCTCACTGGACGGTCCCGAAACCACTGCTGGATTACTGTTACATGCATATCAGTCCTCCTGGCTACACAGGCATCGCTCCTACAGGCAAAAATCAGGTCAACGTGGTTCTTGTGGTCGATAAAAATTGTTTGCAAGGAACAGACCTCCAGGGCTTCTACGTGCAGACGGTCCTGCAAAATCCGTTGCGTCGAAGCCTGCTGGATAAGGGCGAAGTGGAAGAAAAGGTGAGGAGTGTCGATTCACTGGCGTTTTCCGTGCGACCTCCAAAAGCAGGCGGATTGCTACTGGTGGGCGATGCGGCGGGGTTCATCGATCCGTTTACTGGAGAAGGAATTTATCTGTCTTTACGTAGTGCGCAGATTGCCAGCGGGGTCATCGATGCGGCTTTTAAGAAAAAAGATTTTTCCAGAGCCGCGCTGTCTGCCTATGAAGGATTACGGAATCAAGAGTTCAAAAAAAAATTCCTGCTGAGTAAAATTCTTCAGTGGCTGATTTACAATCGTCCCCTGTGCAACCGGGTCATCCGCACCCTGGCCGGAAATCCGGATCAGGCGGCCACCCTTGTGGGCGTGATCGGGGATTATTATTCTGCTGATAAGGTGATGTCTTTCCGCTTCCTGTGGCAATTGCTAAAAGGTGCTACAGGTTTTTCTACAAAAACCCCTGCCGCTTAA
- a CDS encoding response regulator: protein MKVLAIDDDRDFLNLLEVYLKKVGYTTTPILDAEGILTAITREIYDLVLVDWMMPDVDGITVIKAIRNRDKQTGNKTKVIMVTAINNTMAKSYAKRSGANGFLPKSEDSDDFKLRLFETIRNVMNEPAMR from the coding sequence ATGAAAGTTTTAGCTATTGACGATGACAGGGATTTTTTAAATCTTTTAGAAGTGTATTTGAAAAAGGTAGGGTACACAACCACCCCTATTTTAGATGCAGAAGGTATTCTGACCGCTATTACCCGGGAAATCTACGATCTTGTGCTGGTGGATTGGATGATGCCGGACGTGGACGGAATCACGGTCATCAAGGCCATTCGCAACCGGGACAAGCAAACAGGGAATAAAACAAAGGTCATCATGGTGACTGCTATTAATAATACAATGGCGAAAAGCTATGCCAAGCGAAGCGGGGCGAATGGTTTTCTCCCCAAATCAGAAGATAGCGATGATTTCAAACTCCGACTATTTGAAACGATCAGAAATGTCATGAACGAACCTGCTATGAGGTAG
- the cysK gene encoding cysteine synthase A: MTANSKPIEKLKTRFSNSLELIGGTPLVKLNKVSPPNGANIYAKLEFMNPGGSVKDRIALAMIEDAEKRGVLKPGSTIIEPTSGNTGIGLALVGAVKGYKVILVMSENMSTERRMILESFGAKIELSRAEFGMEGTIERAEELLAKNPDYFMPQQFNNPANPEVHRQTTGPEIIASMNGEPVHGFVAGIGTGGTITGAGEVLKKHYGDTKIVGVEPATSAVLSGNPPGPHKIQGIGAGFKPKVLNMDILDSIRPVSDEDAFKFSQRLAKEEGLLVGISSGAAGFAAHQLAEELGPDKNVVVILPDTGERYFSFYKYFE; the protein is encoded by the coding sequence ATGACGGCAAACTCAAAACCGATCGAAAAACTTAAAACCCGATTTAGTAATAGTTTAGAGTTGATCGGCGGCACCCCATTGGTTAAACTTAATAAGGTTTCTCCTCCCAATGGCGCCAATATCTACGCAAAGCTGGAGTTTATGAATCCGGGTGGAAGTGTTAAAGACCGGATAGCTTTGGCTATGATTGAGGACGCTGAGAAAAGAGGCGTCCTGAAACCTGGGTCCACCATCATTGAGCCCACCAGCGGCAATACAGGCATTGGCCTGGCTCTCGTAGGAGCGGTTAAGGGCTATAAAGTGATTCTGGTCATGTCCGAAAACATGAGCACCGAACGGCGGATGATTCTTGAGAGTTTTGGAGCAAAAATAGAATTGAGCCGTGCCGAATTCGGCATGGAAGGAACCATTGAACGGGCTGAAGAATTGCTGGCAAAAAACCCGGATTATTTCATGCCCCAGCAATTCAATAACCCGGCCAACCCTGAAGTCCATCGGCAAACTACAGGACCGGAAATCATTGCTTCCATGAATGGGGAACCGGTTCATGGGTTTGTCGCGGGAATCGGCACCGGAGGAACAATCACAGGCGCAGGCGAAGTACTGAAGAAACATTATGGTGACACAAAAATTGTCGGGGTCGAACCCGCAACATCCGCTGTTCTTTCTGGAAATCCTCCCGGACCACACAAGATTCAGGGAATCGGAGCGGGCTTCAAACCCAAAGTATTGAATATGGATATTTTGGACAGCATTCGTCCCGTTTCCGATGAGGATGCTTTTAAATTTTCCCAGCGACTGGCCAAGGAAGAAGGCCTGCTCGTAGGAATCTCATCCGGGGCGGCCGGTTTTGCCGCCCATCAGTTAGCAGAAGAATTGGGACCGGATAAAAACGTTGTGGTGATCCTGCCCGACACCGGTGAAAGATACTTTAGCTTTTATAAATATTTCGAATAA
- a CDS encoding radical SAM protein, whose protein sequence is MEISSTGLEISPSKMDFRAYSISWNLTKRCNLNCDHCYLDADFRGGLRTDELDTQQCFNVIDQIAEVNPNAFLILTGGEPLLRPDIYEIIRYAADRKFMVVLGTNGTLINHANAVKIKEAGAHGVGISIDSMDPGKHNKFRGVEKAWEHSMEAFKVMNEVGIDFLLQMSVSDMNYKEIPDVVAFAEEIGAVAFNLYFLVCTGRGQGNTDISNEAYEEALKMLYEQQMKYKGRLMINSKCAPQYKRVVYENDPDSVYTRTYSGGCPAATHYSRISPEGNLTPCPFIEESVGSLKTNTFKDLWDNAPLMKELRNRKNLEGKCGTCEFSAMCSGCRARAFAETGNYMATDPSCDYEPGKHGGKEITLKIEDTLGLEVEFHTTWTPEAKQRLERIPSFARGMVVKGIEKFAEERGIALIDEEVVKKSREEMITKRGAMFPFLKKFINTEQT, encoded by the coding sequence ATGGAAATATCATCCACCGGTTTAGAAATCAGCCCCAGCAAAATGGATTTCAGGGCTTACTCCATTTCCTGGAATCTCACAAAGAGATGCAACCTCAATTGTGACCATTGCTACCTGGACGCAGACTTTCGCGGTGGCCTAAGAACCGACGAGCTGGACACTCAGCAGTGTTTCAACGTCATCGACCAGATCGCTGAAGTCAATCCAAACGCCTTTCTGATTTTAACCGGCGGCGAACCGCTGTTACGCCCGGACATCTACGAAATCATCCGCTATGCGGCGGATAGAAAATTCATGGTGGTGCTGGGAACCAACGGAACTCTGATCAATCACGCCAACGCGGTGAAGATCAAGGAAGCCGGCGCGCACGGCGTCGGCATCAGCATCGACTCGATGGACCCCGGCAAGCACAACAAATTCCGAGGAGTGGAAAAGGCATGGGAACATTCCATGGAAGCTTTCAAGGTGATGAACGAGGTGGGCATCGATTTTCTCCTCCAGATGTCTGTTTCGGATATGAACTACAAGGAAATCCCGGACGTGGTGGCTTTCGCCGAAGAAATAGGCGCGGTCGCCTTTAATCTCTACTTCCTGGTTTGCACCGGGCGCGGACAAGGCAACACCGACATTTCCAATGAAGCCTATGAAGAAGCGCTGAAAATGCTCTATGAGCAGCAGATGAAGTACAAGGGCCGGTTGATGATCAACTCCAAATGCGCCCCGCAATACAAACGGGTGGTTTATGAAAATGATCCTGATTCCGTCTACACCCGGACCTATTCCGGCGGCTGTCCGGCGGCGACACATTACAGCAGGATTTCCCCTGAGGGCAACCTGACCCCCTGCCCTTTTATCGAGGAATCGGTCGGCAGTTTAAAAACCAACACATTTAAAGATTTATGGGATAACGCGCCGCTCATGAAGGAGCTTCGCAACCGTAAGAATCTGGAGGGTAAGTGCGGAACCTGCGAGTTTTCCGCCATGTGCTCAGGTTGCCGGGCGCGGGCGTTTGCGGAAACCGGAAACTATATGGCCACGGACCCATCCTGCGACTACGAACCGGGCAAACACGGCGGCAAGGAAATCACCCTTAAAATTGAAGACACTCTCGGTCTGGAAGTTGAGTTTCACACAACATGGACCCCTGAAGCCAAACAACGGCTGGAGCGCATTCCCTCGTTTGCTCGCGGTATGGTCGTCAAGGGCATCGAAAAATTCGCCGAAGAACGCGGCATCGCTCTCATCGATGAAGAAGTGGTCAAAAAATCTCGTGAGGAAATGATCACCAAACGCGGCGCCATGTTCCCCTTTCTTAAAAAATTCATCAATACCGAGCAAACGTAA
- a CDS encoding cysteine synthase family protein, which yields MTIPAPSEVQAPSCPVITDEAVLKTIGNTPIIRMNHLGSEFKDVEIYAKAEWRNAGGSVKSRPALKMIEDGEKSGKLTKGKIILDSTSGNTGIAYALIGKIKGYKVKLVMPANVCKERKGLMADFYGAEIVTSSPFEGSDGAILLARKIYNENPDIYFMPDQYNNDSNWQAHYETTANEIWKQTEGKITHFLAGIGTGGTIMGNTRRLKELNPDIQCYAVEPSEDLHGIEGLKHMASSIVPGIYKEEELDGKISVSTEDSYNMVERLEREEGLLVGHSAAAAMSASLEMASRIKKGVIVTIFPDSCERCYINFGHFKKYMETQDNHTLPHSDAE from the coding sequence ATGACCATACCAGCACCTTCTGAGGTTCAGGCTCCATCCTGTCCCGTTATCACCGATGAAGCGGTACTAAAAACCATCGGCAACACGCCGATCATCCGCATGAATCATCTGGGTAGCGAATTCAAGGATGTCGAAATCTATGCCAAAGCCGAATGGCGCAACGCCGGCGGCTCGGTCAAGTCCCGTCCGGCCTTGAAAATGATCGAAGACGGAGAAAAGTCAGGAAAATTGACCAAGGGCAAGATCATCCTCGACTCCACCTCGGGAAACACCGGCATCGCCTATGCCCTGATCGGAAAAATCAAGGGCTACAAAGTAAAACTGGTCATGCCCGCCAACGTCTGCAAAGAACGCAAGGGCCTGATGGCGGATTTTTATGGCGCCGAAATCGTGACCTCCAGTCCCTTTGAAGGCTCCGATGGGGCCATCCTTCTTGCCCGAAAAATATACAACGAAAATCCAGATATCTACTTCATGCCGGACCAGTACAACAACGACTCCAACTGGCAAGCCCATTACGAAACCACTGCCAACGAAATCTGGAAACAAACCGAAGGAAAAATAACGCACTTCCTCGCCGGCATCGGCACCGGAGGCACGATCATGGGAAACACCCGCCGCCTTAAGGAGCTGAATCCTGACATCCAATGTTACGCGGTGGAGCCTTCTGAAGACCTGCATGGCATTGAAGGATTGAAACACATGGCCTCATCCATCGTTCCGGGAATCTACAAGGAAGAAGAACTGGACGGGAAAATCAGCGTCAGCACCGAAGATTCCTATAACATGGTGGAACGGCTGGAACGGGAGGAAGGACTGTTAGTCGGCCACTCAGCCGCCGCCGCCATGAGCGCATCTCTGGAGATGGCCTCCAGAATCAAGAAAGGCGTCATCGTGACCATCTTCCCCGACAGTTGCGAACGGTGCTACATCAATTTTGGCCATTTTAAGAAGTACATGGAAACACAGGACAACCACACACTTCCCCATTCCGACGCAGAATAA
- the thrC gene encoding threonine synthase has translation MGYVKGLRCKECKREFPKEPIHVCEFCFGPLEVDYDYEGIKKVVSRKSIEAGPPSMWRYREFLPIDEDPKVGLHTGYTPLVRAKNLGKALGLKNLYIKNDSVNHPTFSFKDRVVAVAVSKAIEFGFDTLSCASTGNLANSVAAHAAEAGLKSCIFIPDGLEAGKILGTLIYGTQLIAVKGSYDDVNRLCSEVAADHKWAFVNINIRPYYGDGSKSYGYEIAEQLGWKAPDNVVVPVAGSSLITKIWKAFHEFEAMDLIDPFKTKIFAAQATGCSPVTTAIKNGTDVITPVKPNTIAKSIAIGNPADGYYGVKTANESGGYGEDVSDEEIVKAMQLMAQTEGIFTETAGGVTLAVTQKLIKQERIKPDEVTVICITGNGLKTQEALAGVFEPPVMIEPNLHSFNGIFTAV, from the coding sequence ATGGGATACGTAAAAGGCTTACGCTGTAAAGAATGTAAAAGAGAATTTCCAAAAGAACCGATTCATGTTTGCGAATTTTGCTTCGGCCCCCTGGAAGTCGATTACGACTACGAAGGTATCAAGAAGGTAGTCAGCCGAAAGTCCATTGAAGCGGGTCCGCCCTCCATGTGGCGCTACAGAGAATTTCTGCCCATCGATGAAGATCCGAAAGTCGGTCTGCATACCGGGTACACTCCTCTTGTGCGGGCAAAAAACCTTGGCAAAGCCCTCGGCTTGAAAAATCTTTACATAAAGAACGATTCCGTCAACCACCCCACCTTTTCATTTAAGGATCGAGTGGTTGCCGTAGCGGTGTCCAAGGCGATAGAATTCGGGTTTGACACCCTTTCCTGCGCATCCACAGGAAACCTGGCAAATTCCGTGGCCGCTCACGCTGCAGAAGCCGGACTGAAAAGCTGTATATTCATCCCGGATGGCCTCGAAGCGGGGAAAATACTTGGTACTCTGATTTATGGAACTCAGTTGATCGCCGTCAAGGGCAGCTATGACGATGTCAACCGTTTGTGCAGTGAAGTCGCCGCAGACCATAAATGGGCGTTTGTAAACATCAATATTCGTCCCTATTACGGAGACGGGTCCAAGTCCTACGGTTATGAAATCGCCGAACAATTAGGATGGAAAGCCCCTGACAATGTCGTGGTTCCGGTTGCCGGAAGTTCCCTGATCACCAAAATCTGGAAGGCTTTTCATGAATTTGAAGCCATGGATCTGATCGACCCCTTCAAAACCAAGATATTTGCCGCTCAGGCAACAGGGTGTTCCCCTGTGACGACCGCCATTAAAAATGGCACCGATGTCATCACGCCCGTCAAACCCAATACGATTGCCAAGTCCATCGCCATCGGCAATCCCGCCGATGGTTATTACGGCGTCAAAACCGCTAATGAAAGCGGTGGGTATGGGGAGGATGTCTCCGATGAAGAAATCGTCAAAGCCATGCAACTCATGGCGCAAACGGAAGGAATTTTCACTGAAACTGCCGGTGGCGTGACCTTGGCGGTGACTCAGAAATTGATCAAACAAGAGAGAATCAAACCCGATGAAGTGACGGTCATTTGCATCACCGGCAACGGCCTCAAAACACAGGAGGCGCTTGCCGGGGTTTTTGAACCTCCCGTGATGATCGAACCCAATCTACACAGTTTCAATGGAATTTTCACAGCAGTTTAA
- a CDS encoding PilZ domain-containing protein codes for MNKTGDQNLREFTRVPINARVEVKTGEVSFNATKTIDLSMKGVSLIADQILPLETKCAVTIFLGNGDLGITINVKGKVKRSVESGMAIEFTEIDLDSYEYLQNLLMHNSQTVHDVVEEEIHSHLGLKRRS; via the coding sequence ATGAATAAGACGGGCGATCAAAATTTGCGGGAATTTACCCGGGTTCCTATAAATGCCAGGGTTGAGGTTAAAACTGGCGAAGTTTCTTTTAATGCGACAAAAACCATTGATTTAAGTATGAAGGGAGTCTCTCTGATTGCCGATCAAATATTGCCTTTGGAGACCAAATGTGCAGTGACTATTTTTCTCGGAAATGGGGATCTTGGAATCACCATTAATGTGAAGGGCAAGGTTAAGCGTTCTGTGGAATCTGGAATGGCAATTGAGTTTACAGAAATCGATCTGGACAGTTACGAATATTTACAAAACCTCCTTATGCACAATTCCCAGACTGTCCATGACGTTGTTGAGGAAGAAATCCACAGCCATTTGGGCTTAAAACGTCGGAGTTAA
- a CDS encoding tetratricopeptide repeat protein, which translates to MSLQGQEQFEKSIPYFEKAGNLDPDFSQLALFNIGKAHAQMKNQEKAAKNWNAAIKIDPTTEIAKGAKTLLKVQNGEKPKKPWSLSFGAGFEYDDNITVDEQNLTTNQGDFSYIAEFTGAYKILQTPKYELEAGYDFYQNIHDNLSSFDLQSHIFSLNGSYEWGKLNFGLFNIYNLTNLGDDEFLEIHSTSPSVGLAVNDKWYATLTYAYKDTNFFDLPERDAQNHGFALSNYLFIMNGKGIIQLGYRFENEITTGDAFDFLGHYLDTKIKLPLPFSKKTQVSLSYQYFFKDFKNVTPSIGERRDDYRHSIGFGVIQPVYKNIFAKLNYQFINSTSNLAASDYRENIASLALGINF; encoded by the coding sequence TTGTCTTTACAGGGCCAGGAACAATTTGAAAAATCCATTCCCTACTTTGAAAAGGCTGGAAACCTGGATCCTGATTTTTCTCAATTGGCATTGTTCAACATTGGCAAAGCCCATGCGCAAATGAAAAACCAGGAAAAAGCCGCTAAAAATTGGAATGCGGCCATTAAAATTGATCCCACCACCGAAATCGCCAAAGGGGCCAAAACTCTTTTAAAAGTTCAGAATGGGGAAAAACCCAAAAAGCCCTGGAGTCTTTCCTTCGGGGCGGGATTCGAATATGACGATAATATCACCGTCGACGAACAGAACCTGACTACAAATCAGGGTGATTTTTCCTACATTGCTGAATTTACGGGAGCCTACAAAATCCTGCAAACCCCAAAATATGAATTGGAAGCAGGATATGATTTTTATCAAAACATCCATGACAACCTTTCTTCCTTTGATCTCCAGTCTCATATCTTTTCTCTCAACGGTTCCTATGAATGGGGCAAATTAAATTTCGGGCTATTCAACATTTACAATCTCACCAATCTGGGGGACGATGAATTTTTAGAAATTCATTCGACCAGCCCCAGTGTAGGTTTAGCCGTTAATGACAAATGGTACGCTACTCTGACTTACGCCTATAAGGACACCAATTTTTTCGACCTTCCCGAACGGGACGCCCAAAATCATGGTTTCGCTCTCAGCAATTACCTTTTTATTATGAATGGCAAGGGGATCATTCAATTAGGTTACCGATTCGAAAATGAGATCACCACTGGAGATGCATTTGATTTTCTGGGTCACTACCTGGATACAAAAATTAAACTACCCCTCCCCTTTTCCAAAAAAACACAGGTCAGCTTGAGCTATCAGTATTTCTTCAAAGATTTTAAAAATGTCACGCCAAGCATTGGAGAGAGAAGGGATGATTACAGACATTCGATTGGATTTGGGGTCATCCAGCCGGTGTATAAAAATATATTCGCCAAGTTAAATTATCAGTTTATCAACAGCACTTCCAATCTGGCTGCCTCGGACTATAGGGAAAACATCGCCTCTCTCGCCCTCGGAATAAACTTTTAA
- a CDS encoding MoaD/ThiS family protein, giving the protein MAVKVRIPTPLMKLTSNQSEVTAEGATISDILNNLESQFSGIKERICEENGSPRRFINIYVNEEDIRFLDGEKTAVKEGDEISIIPAIAGGSR; this is encoded by the coding sequence ATGGCGGTAAAAGTCAGAATCCCCACCCCTCTCATGAAGTTGACCAGTAACCAGAGTGAGGTTACCGCCGAGGGGGCGACAATTTCAGACATTTTAAACAACCTGGAGTCGCAGTTTTCAGGAATCAAGGAACGAATCTGCGAAGAAAATGGTTCGCCCAGGCGTTTCATCAATATTTATGTCAACGAAGAGGACATTCGTTTTCTCGACGGTGAAAAGACTGCAGTCAAGGAAGGTGATGAAATTTCCATTATCCCGGCCATCGCAGGTGGATCACGCTGA
- a CDS encoding FxsA family protein: MSLIVTLCFALGTIVEIYGLTWVSDYISILNTVNVIMLTILVGVVVGRSWGKEAFEKMQWHLKSRTLPEKDVLNGAVMAIASMLLITPGIVTDVLGFLILIPIFRGVFIDIALDLIKKKISQGEAYFFFKN, from the coding sequence GTGAGTTTAATTGTAACTTTGTGTTTCGCCTTGGGAACAATAGTTGAAATTTACGGGTTAACATGGGTGAGTGACTATATCAGCATCCTAAACACCGTCAATGTGATCATGCTGACTATACTGGTTGGCGTGGTGGTCGGGCGCAGCTGGGGGAAAGAGGCGTTTGAAAAGATGCAGTGGCATTTGAAATCCCGAACTCTGCCGGAGAAAGATGTTTTGAACGGAGCCGTTATGGCCATCGCCAGCATGCTTCTTATCACTCCAGGGATTGTGACTGATGTTTTGGGGTTCTTGATTTTGATACCGATTTTTAGAGGTGTTTTTATAGATATTGCCTTGGATCTGATCAAGAAAAAAATTTCCCAAGGGGAAGCCTACTTTTTTTTCAAAAACTGA
- a CDS encoding methyltransferase domain-containing protein yields the protein MIFSPPPRNLRAELLDLDEAPYEEVRESLGDVRRVNRYLSGYRVLLHHAGIFLRAHKKSRPVTILDVATGSADQPVALAELARKLGVPVRIQAIDINFKMLKFAREMTARFPEIELVQCDVLALPFRENSFDLVINSLSLHHFSWEKAVAILTAIYKISRYGFIVNDLHRSRIAHAAIFLLTRLLTKNRLTRFDAPVSVMNAFTPAEFFKLAREAGIPQFEIHRHFPYRIALVGNKKHS from the coding sequence ATGATTTTTTCGCCGCCGCCCAGGAACCTGCGGGCGGAACTGCTTGACCTGGATGAAGCGCCTTACGAAGAAGTGCGGGAAAGCCTGGGTGATGTGCGCAGGGTCAACCGTTATCTGAGCGGTTATCGTGTGTTGCTTCATCATGCAGGGATATTCCTCCGCGCCCACAAGAAGTCGCGCCCGGTAACAATTCTGGATGTCGCTACGGGATCCGCCGACCAGCCAGTCGCCCTGGCGGAGCTGGCCCGCAAGCTTGGGGTTCCCGTTCGCATTCAAGCGATCGACATCAATTTTAAGATGCTGAAATTCGCCCGTGAAATGACGGCGCGTTTCCCGGAAATCGAATTGGTCCAATGCGATGTTTTAGCATTGCCGTTTCGGGAAAATAGTTTCGACCTGGTGATCAACTCCCTCTCGTTGCATCACTTCTCATGGGAGAAAGCGGTGGCCATCCTGACCGCTATTTATAAAATCAGCCGATATGGTTTTATCGTCAATGACCTGCACCGGAGCCGAATCGCTCACGCCGCTATATTTCTGCTGACCCGTTTACTGACCAAAAACCGGTTGACCCGGTTTGACGCGCCGGTTTCCGTGATGAATGCTTTCACACCTGCCGAGTTTTTCAAACTGGCACGCGAAGCGGGAATTCCCCAATTTGAAATTCACCGTCACTTTCCTTACAGAATCGCACTGGTAGGCAACAAGAAGCATTCCTGA
- the moeB gene encoding molybdopterin-synthase adenylyltransferase MoeB, which yields MDFTDEQIERYSRHIMLPEVGGVGQVKMLEAKVLLIGAGGLGSPAAYYLAAAGIGNLGIVDFDRVDLSNLQRQIIHSTERIGMLKTESAKKTIEALNPDVKVTTFNEMLTSQNIMRIFEGYDYILDGTDNFATRYLINDACVMTGKTNIHGSIFRFEGQATVFKPGAGPCYRCLYPEPPPPGLVPNCQEGGVLGVLAGVIGNLQVVETLKLILGKGKTLVGTLLIYDALNTEFRRLKLKRDVNCPVCSENPTITELIDYEEFCGLSR from the coding sequence ATGGATTTTACCGACGAACAAATTGAGCGCTATAGCCGGCACATCATGCTTCCTGAAGTGGGAGGTGTGGGGCAAGTCAAAATGCTCGAAGCCAAAGTGCTTCTTATCGGAGCCGGAGGCCTTGGCTCACCTGCGGCCTATTATCTCGCCGCCGCCGGTATCGGCAACCTCGGTATCGTCGATTTCGACCGGGTCGATTTGAGTAATCTGCAACGGCAAATCATTCATTCTACCGAGCGGATCGGAATGCTGAAAACCGAATCCGCAAAAAAAACCATCGAGGCTCTCAATCCCGATGTCAAGGTAACGACCTTTAATGAAATGCTGACCTCGCAAAACATCATGAGGATTTTTGAGGGTTACGATTACATCCTCGATGGAACGGATAATTTTGCCACCCGTTATCTCATCAACGATGCCTGTGTGATGACCGGCAAAACCAATATCCACGGCAGTATTTTCCGCTTCGAAGGCCAGGCAACTGTTTTTAAGCCTGGTGCAGGCCCTTGTTACAGATGTCTTTATCCGGAACCGCCACCGCCAGGGCTGGTGCCCAATTGTCAGGAAGGCGGCGTTTTGGGAGTTCTGGCCGGGGTGATCGGCAATCTGCAAGTGGTCGAAACCTTGAAGCTCATCCTTGGTAAAGGAAAAACTCTGGTGGGAACTCTTTTGATCTACGACGCTCTCAATACCGAATTTCGTAGATTAAAATTAAAACGGGATGTCAACTGCCCGGTTTGCAGTGAAAATCCCACGATCACAGAATTAATAGATTATGAGGAGTTTTGCGGACTTTCCAGATAA